In Geotalea uraniireducens, one genomic interval encodes:
- a CDS encoding branched-chain amino acid ABC transporter permease: MLLQQLINGIALGSTYALIALGYTMVYGIIALINFAHGEIYMTGAFVGLFMVTTLKANIFVAMAAAMIFCMAMGVVMEFVAYRPLRKSSRLSALISAIGVSIFLQTLALMVFGADAKGYPDEVFPIRQLHLGSAEISTLQLLIIGVSAVLMIGLEFIVRKTKIGKAMRATSEDYNTAALMGINVNRIISFTFALGSALAAAGGVLVGILFNAVSFNMGLMAGLKAFAAAVLGGIGSIPGAMLGGLLLGVAEVLGVAAGYSSYRDAIAFAILVLVLLVKPTGLLGQKIHKKV, translated from the coding sequence ATGCTCCTGCAGCAACTCATTAACGGGATTGCCCTCGGCAGCACCTATGCGCTCATTGCCCTCGGCTATACCATGGTTTACGGTATCATTGCCCTGATCAACTTCGCCCACGGGGAGATTTACATGACCGGGGCCTTTGTCGGGCTCTTCATGGTGACGACCCTGAAGGCCAATATCTTCGTAGCCATGGCGGCCGCCATGATTTTCTGCATGGCCATGGGGGTGGTGATGGAATTCGTCGCTTACCGGCCGCTGCGCAAGTCGTCGCGCCTGTCGGCGCTGATCTCGGCCATCGGGGTTTCCATCTTCCTCCAGACCCTGGCGCTGATGGTGTTCGGCGCCGACGCCAAGGGGTATCCTGACGAGGTGTTTCCGATTCGACAGCTGCATCTGGGTTCAGCGGAGATCTCGACGCTGCAGCTTTTGATCATCGGGGTTTCCGCCGTGCTGATGATCGGCCTCGAATTCATCGTCCGGAAAACCAAGATCGGCAAAGCGATGCGGGCCACCTCGGAAGATTACAATACCGCGGCCTTGATGGGGATCAACGTCAACCGGATCATCTCGTTCACGTTCGCTCTCGGCTCGGCGTTGGCGGCAGCCGGCGGCGTGCTGGTCGGCATCCTGTTCAATGCGGTCAGCTTCAACATGGGGCTGATGGCCGGCCTCAAAGCCTTTGCCGCTGCGGTCCTCGGCGGGATCGGCTCCATTCCCGGCGCCATGCTCGGTGGCCTGCTCCTCGGCGTGGCTGAGGTCCTCGGCGTCGCAGCCGGCTATTCCTCGTACCGGGATGCCATCGCCTTTGCCATCCTGGTCCTTGTCCTGCTGGTGAAGCCAACGGGGCTCCTCGGTCAGAAAATCCACAAAAAGGTGTAA
- a CDS encoding branched-chain amino acid ABC transporter permease, producing MAEALNNLVQLMDPYLLQILVNIGIAIILALGLNIITGITGQLSLGHAAFMSVGAFASAIITIRFNIPFGLNLLLSGLMAAIVGAAIGFPILRLTGDYLAICTLGFAEIVKVVFLNMDITNKALGLTVPTPKSPIPMPIYVWLVAIIAIIFSSFMKDSRFGRALKAIRDDEIAAEAMGINITRYKIESFALGAFMAGVGGGLYAHFINYINPSDFGFLKSVDMLSMVVLGGLGSIAGTVVGASILAAAPEFLRFMSEYRMLVYGGLLVFLMVFRPNGLLGGVNFTDLVLRSLGRKPAIAEVREKQT from the coding sequence ATGGCAGAAGCCCTGAATAACCTGGTCCAGTTGATGGACCCCTATTTGCTCCAGATCCTGGTCAATATCGGCATTGCCATCATCTTGGCACTGGGACTGAACATCATCACCGGGATCACCGGCCAACTGTCGCTGGGTCACGCCGCATTCATGAGTGTCGGGGCTTTTGCCAGTGCCATAATCACCATTCGCTTCAATATTCCTTTCGGTCTGAACCTGCTCCTTTCGGGGCTGATGGCAGCGATCGTCGGTGCGGCGATCGGCTTTCCGATCCTTCGCCTTACCGGTGATTATCTGGCGATCTGCACGCTTGGCTTTGCCGAAATCGTCAAGGTGGTGTTTCTTAACATGGATATCACCAACAAGGCGCTCGGCCTGACCGTTCCAACCCCGAAATCGCCCATCCCGATGCCGATCTATGTCTGGCTGGTCGCCATCATTGCTATTATTTTCTCTTCCTTCATGAAAGACTCACGCTTTGGCCGGGCACTCAAGGCGATCCGCGACGATGAAATCGCCGCCGAAGCGATGGGAATCAATATCACCCGCTACAAGATCGAGTCATTTGCCCTCGGGGCTTTCATGGCCGGGGTTGGCGGCGGGCTCTACGCCCACTTCATCAATTACATCAATCCATCCGATTTCGGTTTCCTCAAGTCGGTCGACATGCTGAGCATGGTGGTGCTGGGCGGCCTTGGCAGCATTGCCGGGACGGTGGTCGGTGCCTCGATCCTTGCCGCCGCCCCCGAATTCCTCCGTTTCATGTCTGAATACCGGATGCTCGTCTATGGCGGCCTGCTGGTCTTCCTGATGGTCTTCCGGCCCAACGGGCTCCTTGGCGGCGTAAACTTCACCGACTTGGTGCTGCGCAGTCTGGGACGGAAACCGGCCATCGCCGAAGTCCGGGAAAAACAAACCTAA
- a CDS encoding ABC transporter ATP-binding protein, with translation MSLLKLDNVTIRFGGLVAVDGVDLTVERGEILALIGPNGAGKSTIFNLITGIYAPTEGSISFNGRPISGNKPYHIAAAGIGRTFQNIRLFTELSVLENVLIGAHKLGKWDLAGSIMKLAPWVRKEEGALAEWAIECLKQVDLAHRAYELAVNLPYGEQRRLEIARALALKPDLILLDEPAAGMNPQEKQVLLEMVLKIRAAGITVFLVEHDMKFVMGLSDRIAVLDYGVKIAEGKPEEIRTNPQVIEAYLGKGAVH, from the coding sequence ATGTCGCTTCTCAAACTCGATAACGTAACGATTCGCTTTGGCGGGCTCGTGGCCGTCGATGGGGTCGACCTGACCGTCGAACGGGGCGAAATCCTCGCCCTGATCGGTCCCAACGGGGCGGGCAAGAGCACCATCTTCAACCTGATCACCGGTATCTATGCCCCGACGGAGGGGAGCATCTCATTCAACGGCCGCCCGATCAGCGGCAACAAGCCATACCATATCGCCGCGGCCGGGATTGGCCGCACCTTCCAGAATATCCGCCTCTTTACCGAACTGTCGGTGCTCGAAAACGTCCTGATCGGCGCCCACAAGCTGGGGAAATGGGATCTGGCAGGCTCGATTATGAAGCTGGCGCCGTGGGTGCGGAAAGAAGAAGGAGCCCTTGCCGAATGGGCCATCGAGTGTCTCAAGCAGGTCGACCTGGCCCATCGGGCCTACGAGCTGGCGGTCAACCTCCCCTATGGCGAGCAGCGGCGTTTGGAGATCGCCAGGGCGCTGGCGCTGAAACCGGACCTGATCCTGCTTGATGAACCGGCCGCCGGGATGAATCCCCAGGAGAAGCAGGTGCTACTTGAGATGGTCCTGAAGATCCGGGCGGCGGGGATCACCGTCTTCCTCGTGGAGCATGACATGAAATTCGTCATGGGCCTTTCCGACCGGATCGCAGTCCTCGATTACGGGGTAAAAATCGCCGAAGGGAAGCCGGAAGAGATCCGGACCAATCCCCAGGTTATCGAAGCCTATCTCGGCAAGGGCGCCGTGCACTGA
- a CDS encoding ABC transporter ATP-binding protein, whose amino-acid sequence MLEIENLSVNYKAIKALLNISCRVDQGEIVALIGANGAGKTTTLNAISGIVPPAAGKISFEGEEITRMSPHKIVMKGISQVPEGRRVFAKMSVLENLEMGAYIRSDKKGIVAEIDRIFQLFPRLAERRKQLAKTLSGGEQQMLAMGRALMSRPRLILLDEPSMGLAPMLVEKIFEIIQEINREGTTVMLVEQNAHMALSIAHRAYVLETGEVVLQGPAAELAANPEVRKAYLGE is encoded by the coding sequence ATGCTTGAAATTGAGAACCTGTCCGTTAACTACAAAGCGATCAAAGCGCTGCTCAATATCTCCTGTCGGGTCGATCAGGGCGAGATCGTTGCCTTGATCGGTGCCAATGGCGCCGGGAAGACCACGACCCTCAACGCCATCTCGGGGATCGTGCCGCCGGCTGCCGGCAAAATTTCCTTTGAGGGTGAAGAAATCACCCGCATGTCCCCGCACAAGATCGTCATGAAAGGGATCAGTCAGGTCCCCGAAGGAAGACGGGTTTTCGCTAAGATGAGTGTGCTCGAAAACCTGGAGATGGGCGCCTATATCAGAAGCGACAAGAAGGGCATTGTCGCCGAGATCGACCGGATTTTCCAGCTGTTTCCCCGACTGGCCGAACGGCGCAAGCAGCTCGCCAAGACACTCTCCGGAGGGGAGCAGCAGATGCTGGCGATGGGGCGAGCGCTGATGTCGCGGCCGCGGCTGATTCTCCTCGACGAGCCATCGATGGGGCTGGCGCCGATGCTGGTGGAAAAAATTTTCGAAATAATTCAGGAAATCAACCGGGAGGGGACGACGGTGATGCTCGTGGAGCAGAATGCCCACATGGCCCTCTCCATCGCTCACCGTGCCTACGTGCTGGAAACCGGCGAGGTGGTGCTGCAGGGGCCAGCTGCCGAACTGGCCGCCAATCCCGAAGTCCGGAAGGCTTACCTCGGCGAATAG
- a CDS encoding DMT family transporter, with translation MAQHEAQPIINPYLAVLIGVFAVSFSALFVRLCGAPSMMIATYRLLFTFLLLAPLTFYEQFGGVRRMSRRQLWMAGLSGVFLAFHFVTWFISLKYTSVASSVVIVTIQPVFVVIGSWLFFGEKISRLAAIGGVLALLGSVVIGAGDFRVGREAFLGDLLALVAAVLVSGYLLIGRRLRGSVDLTGYTFTAYGMSALVLIVASMVARVPFHPYPWRDWVLMFALAAVCTVLGHTVFNWALRYIQASVVSVSILGEPIGAIVWAALFLHENPTVRQMIGGTLIFAGLYIFTRVAARQLE, from the coding sequence ATGGCGCAACACGAAGCTCAACCCATTATCAACCCCTATCTGGCTGTCCTGATAGGGGTTTTTGCTGTCTCGTTCTCGGCGCTGTTTGTCCGGCTGTGCGGTGCGCCATCGATGATGATCGCCACCTACCGGCTATTGTTTACCTTTCTGCTCCTGGCGCCGTTGACCTTTTACGAGCAGTTCGGCGGCGTTCGGCGGATGAGCCGGCGCCAGCTCTGGATGGCGGGCCTGAGCGGCGTTTTTCTTGCCTTCCACTTCGTTACCTGGTTCATTTCCCTCAAATATACCAGCGTTGCCAGTTCGGTGGTGATCGTCACCATCCAGCCGGTATTCGTCGTTATCGGTTCCTGGCTGTTCTTTGGCGAGAAAATTTCCCGTCTGGCGGCCATCGGCGGGGTTTTGGCACTGTTGGGCAGCGTCGTGATCGGGGCGGGGGATTTTCGGGTCGGACGGGAAGCGTTCCTTGGCGACCTGCTGGCCCTGGTCGCTGCCGTCCTGGTTTCGGGCTACCTGCTGATCGGCCGGCGGTTGCGCGGCAGTGTCGATCTCACCGGCTATACCTTCACAGCCTACGGCATGAGTGCGTTGGTCCTGATTGTGGCCAGCATGGTGGCCCGGGTACCGTTCCACCCGTATCCGTGGCGCGACTGGGTGCTGATGTTTGCCCTCGCCGCCGTTTGCACCGTGCTCGGCCATACGGTTTTTAACTGGGCGCTCCGTTACATCCAGGCCTCGGTTGTTTCCGTCAGCATCCTCGGCGAGCCGATAGGCGCAATTGTCTGGGCAGCACTCTTCCTGCACGAAAATCCTACCGTCCGCCAGATGATCGGCGGCACCCTGATCTTTGCCGGACTCTACATCTTCACCCGGGTGGCGGCCAGGCAGCTCGAATGA
- a CDS encoding FecR family protein has translation MLRFLIIALMLFAVGPETVFAAAGTQVSYLAGPAFVRYENVDEWVAAEQGMPVTEGDELRTGEGGRLELLLPGGSLARVDQFSSFDMIALDPDLASFYLAAGDIYMQFAGGKRATMEVETPVAELRAGVGSTFGVWQDDDGESLQVRVVHGVISVTVAGRRWTVEPGQKLLVKGREVKIVPSDPPSAWEQWNDDRDQQGRSGR, from the coding sequence GTGCTGCGATTCCTCATCATCGCGTTAATGTTGTTCGCTGTCGGACCGGAGACGGTGTTTGCCGCGGCGGGAACGCAGGTCAGCTACCTTGCCGGACCGGCATTTGTCCGCTATGAGAACGTGGATGAATGGGTTGCCGCGGAACAGGGCATGCCGGTTACCGAAGGTGACGAGCTGAGGACCGGCGAAGGGGGACGGCTCGAGCTGCTTTTGCCCGGCGGCTCACTGGCCCGGGTCGATCAGTTCAGCAGTTTCGACATGATCGCCCTCGATCCGGACCTTGCGTCATTTTACTTGGCGGCTGGCGACATCTACATGCAGTTTGCCGGGGGCAAGCGGGCGACGATGGAGGTGGAAACCCCCGTTGCCGAACTTCGAGCCGGGGTTGGCAGCACTTTTGGTGTGTGGCAGGACGACGACGGCGAATCGCTGCAGGTGCGGGTCGTGCACGGCGTGATTTCCGTGACGGTCGCCGGCCGACGGTGGACGGTCGAGCCCGGGCAAAAGCTGTTGGTAAAGGGGCGTGAAGTGAAGATCGTGCCGTCAGATCCGCCCAGTGCCTGGGAACAATGGAATGACGATCGCGATCAGCAGGGCCGCAGCGGGCGGTGA
- a CDS encoding GSU3473 family protein, translated as MQMLVRVRYHDNTYDMVKPWRLQEFIAAGKVQSFYRSDGWVVVGRDPLRRGAGRSYTGPERRKRENNVYRAAV; from the coding sequence ATGCAGATGCTGGTTCGCGTCAGATATCACGATAATACCTATGACATGGTGAAGCCGTGGCGCCTGCAGGAGTTTATCGCCGCCGGGAAAGTGCAGTCATTTTACCGGTCCGACGGTTGGGTCGTTGTTGGCCGTGATCCGTTGCGGCGGGGGGCCGGCCGCAGCTATACCGGTCCCGAGCGGCGGAAGCGGGAAAACAATGTCTACCGGGCCGCAGTCTAG
- a CDS encoding peroxiredoxin-like family protein: MEEEQFTVELQKELDAVREQFLAQAPGEVAETLRRSADELLRSGILDHSLKVGAQVTDFLLPNAVGKEVSLGSVTARGSAIVAFYRGGWUPYCSLQLRAYQQMLPRFRELGAELLAISPQTPDKSQATLLKNFLQYEVLSDVGNRVARKFGLVYALGEELRRVYHRLGVDLADYNGDGTWELPLPGTFVVDRTMTVRLAFVEVDYTKRLEPTAILQTLEKIRLGENPE, from the coding sequence ATGGAGGAAGAGCAGTTTACGGTCGAATTGCAGAAGGAACTGGATGCGGTGCGCGAACAATTTCTTGCCCAGGCTCCCGGTGAAGTGGCCGAAACGTTGCGTCGATCGGCAGACGAACTGCTCCGCTCGGGAATTCTCGACCACTCTCTCAAGGTTGGGGCGCAGGTAACGGATTTTTTGCTGCCCAATGCGGTGGGAAAAGAGGTGAGCCTCGGGTCGGTCACTGCCCGTGGCAGTGCAATCGTCGCTTTTTATCGCGGCGGCTGGTGACCGTATTGCAGCCTGCAGTTGCGGGCTTATCAACAAATGTTGCCCCGGTTCCGGGAACTGGGCGCCGAACTACTTGCCATCTCGCCGCAAACTCCCGATAAATCACAGGCGACCCTGCTGAAAAATTTTTTGCAATATGAAGTGTTGAGCGACGTGGGGAATCGGGTCGCCAGGAAGTTCGGCCTCGTTTACGCGCTCGGCGAAGAGCTTCGCCGGGTGTATCACCGGCTGGGGGTCGATCTTGCCGACTATAACGGGGATGGCACCTGGGAGCTTCCCCTCCCGGGGACATTCGTCGTTGACCGGACGATGACCGTCCGTCTTGCCTTCGTCGAAGTTGACTACACGAAACGGCTGGAACCAACCGCAATTCTGCAAACGTTGGAAAAAATCCGCTTGGGTGAAAATCCGGAGTGA
- a CDS encoding GSU0071 family protein, which yields MDTRQIDEAIDKYVNERMKASRKSAADRFLSYAYLKYAGDELGDFMRKVRGLSRYYIDFLKVMENPFKGPELAWFASMITVGVVSCYMMGDEGSRLAGIFIFSGTLVHAWALLRMVAKKWRDIGVMIAIYREIIDIIDKESTAAA from the coding sequence ATGGACACACGACAAATTGACGAGGCGATCGACAAGTACGTCAACGAACGGATGAAAGCCAGCCGCAAGTCGGCAGCTGATCGTTTTCTCTCCTATGCATATCTGAAATATGCGGGCGATGAGCTAGGCGATTTCATGCGCAAAGTCAGAGGGCTCTCCCGTTACTACATCGATTTTCTCAAAGTGATGGAAAATCCCTTCAAAGGGCCGGAACTTGCCTGGTTTGCCTCCATGATTACGGTCGGGGTCGTTTCGTGTTACATGATGGGTGACGAGGGGAGCCGGCTGGCGGGGATTTTCATCTTCTCCGGCACGTTGGTTCATGCTTGGGCACTGTTGCGAATGGTGGCAAAGAAGTGGCGTGATATCGGCGTCATGATCGCCATTTACCGCGAAATCATCGACATTATCGACAAAGAATCAACGGCCGCCGCCTAA
- a CDS encoding outer membrane beta-barrel protein, translating into MTKAMGVIGALLLLALTGTTALADSIKGRLGVTGRIGFYLPTDSDYNDYKLETDAGFLGGGGLIYGITDNLAAEIEVTHTEFGANRVSDADEGDFEIVNVALGAQYRFLIPQPVLVPYAGGGLDILINDYKRPNGTNVDVDTTVGAHICGGIDYFLTKQLVLNAEMRAVIAPQVDINGPDGSGHFDPSGFAGTFGFRVFFN; encoded by the coding sequence ATGACCAAGGCAATGGGCGTTATCGGCGCACTTTTACTGCTGGCCCTGACCGGAACGACCGCTCTGGCGGACAGCATCAAGGGACGGCTCGGCGTTACCGGCCGGATCGGTTTTTATCTGCCGACCGACAGCGACTACAACGATTACAAACTGGAAACTGACGCCGGCTTTCTGGGCGGTGGCGGGCTCATTTACGGCATTACCGACAACCTTGCCGCCGAAATCGAGGTTACCCATACCGAATTCGGCGCCAACCGGGTGAGCGATGCAGACGAAGGCGATTTCGAGATCGTCAACGTGGCGCTCGGCGCCCAATACCGTTTTCTCATCCCGCAGCCCGTGCTAGTTCCCTATGCCGGCGGCGGCCTCGACATCCTCATCAACGATTACAAGCGGCCAAACGGCACCAACGTTGACGTCGACACTACCGTCGGGGCCCACATCTGCGGCGGGATCGACTATTTTCTGACCAAACAGCTGGTCCTCAACGCCGAAATGCGGGCCGTGATTGCACCACAGGTAGACATCAACGGCCCGGACGGCAGTGGCCACTTCGACCCGAGCGGCTTCGCCGGCACGTTTGGCTTCAGGGTGTTTTTCAACTAG
- the elbB gene encoding isoprenoid biosynthesis glyoxalase ElbB, giving the protein MKKIGVVLSGCGVYDGSEIHEAVLTLLAIDRLGAEAVCMAPDMAFREVNHLTSQETGATRNTLVESARIARGKIRDIKEVSAAELDALIFPGGYGAAKNLCNFAEKGADATIHPEVARLIREIAGARKPIGAICIAPALIAATLGRDFRPKVTIGTDSGTAAAITGTGSEHVNCPVREFVVDRENKIVTTPAYMLANRISEAAEGIEKAVKAVIELA; this is encoded by the coding sequence ATGAAAAAAATCGGCGTTGTTCTTTCCGGCTGTGGCGTCTATGACGGCAGCGAAATCCACGAGGCGGTCCTGACCCTGCTGGCTATCGACCGGCTTGGCGCGGAAGCCGTCTGCATGGCCCCCGACATGGCGTTTCGCGAAGTCAACCACCTAACCTCCCAGGAGACGGGAGCGACCCGCAACACCCTTGTCGAATCGGCGCGGATAGCCCGCGGCAAGATACGTGACATCAAGGAAGTCTCGGCCGCCGAGCTCGATGCGCTCATCTTTCCCGGGGGGTATGGCGCCGCAAAGAACCTGTGCAATTTTGCGGAAAAGGGCGCCGACGCCACGATTCACCCCGAAGTGGCACGCCTGATCAGGGAAATCGCCGGCGCCCGAAAACCGATCGGCGCCATCTGCATCGCGCCGGCGCTCATCGCCGCTACCCTCGGCCGCGATTTCCGGCCGAAAGTGACCATTGGCACCGACAGCGGGACTGCGGCAGCCATTACCGGAACCGGCAGCGAGCATGTAAATTGCCCGGTGCGCGAATTCGTCGTCGATCGGGAGAACAAGATCGTCACTACCCCGGCATACATGCTGGCCAACCGGATTTCCGAAGCGGCGGAAGGCATTGAGAAGGCGGTAAAGGCCGTCATTGAGCTGGCTTGA
- a CDS encoding NAD(P)H-binding protein, with translation MTSGTATILVTGATGFIGKRLVTSLLASGHRLRCLVRSEAAPLPPGVERHVGDLLEPGSIRTAFTDIDTAYYLVHSMGGGRAGFERRDRQAAENFVTAAGKSHLRRVIYLGGLGETGGRLSEHLASRLEVARIISRGSFQTTFLRAAIIIGAGGASFEMIRALVERLPLMITPRWVETRCQPIAVNDVISYLVGCLADERTAGQTFDIGGPEILTYRLMMERFARIVNRPLLLIPVPVLTPKLSSYWVGLVTPVKPSISMPLIEGLRNEVVCRENRIRELFPFPLTPYDESVKIALAEEGKSVYN, from the coding sequence ATGACTTCCGGCACGGCAACTATCCTGGTCACCGGCGCTACCGGCTTCATCGGCAAACGGCTCGTCACAAGCCTGCTGGCCTCTGGCCACCGGCTCCGCTGCCTGGTTCGCAGCGAAGCGGCACCGCTCCCCCCGGGGGTCGAACGGCATGTCGGCGACCTCCTCGAACCCGGCAGTATCCGGACAGCCTTTACCGATATCGATACCGCCTATTATCTCGTCCACTCGATGGGCGGTGGCCGGGCCGGCTTTGAGCGGCGCGACCGGCAGGCTGCGGAGAACTTCGTGACGGCGGCCGGGAAAAGTCACCTCCGCCGGGTCATCTACCTGGGCGGGCTCGGCGAAACCGGCGGCCGGCTGTCGGAGCATCTGGCCAGCCGCCTCGAGGTTGCCCGCATTATCAGCCGCGGCTCTTTCCAGACGACGTTTCTTCGCGCTGCCATCATCATAGGTGCCGGCGGCGCTTCCTTCGAGATGATCAGGGCCCTTGTCGAACGGCTGCCACTGATGATCACCCCCCGCTGGGTCGAGACGCGCTGCCAGCCGATCGCCGTCAACGACGTCATCAGCTATCTGGTCGGGTGCCTCGCCGACGAACGAACCGCCGGGCAAACTTTCGATATCGGCGGTCCGGAAATCCTCACTTACCGCTTGATGATGGAGCGGTTCGCCCGGATCGTAAACCGGCCGCTCTTGCTCATCCCGGTACCAGTGCTCACCCCGAAGCTTTCCTCCTACTGGGTGGGGCTGGTTACCCCGGTGAAGCCCTCCATCTCCATGCCACTCATCGAAGGGTTAAGGAACGAAGTAGTCTGCCGGGAAAACCGGATTAGGGAACTGTTCCCCTTTCCGCTCACCCCGTATGATGAATCGGTCAAAATCGCCCTTGCAGAAGAGGGGAAGAGTGTTTACAATTAG
- a CDS encoding PilZ domain-containing protein, translated as MEERKSKRMAMAVGCWLVEVDGATCVYTFDLSEGGVAVITEDPFPVGQVLTLQFYTPQSASAVTLEAEVVWSRLEPEGGMGLKFINLDEGKRALVQEFSRLLERQKKTMP; from the coding sequence GTGGAAGAGCGCAAATCCAAGCGAATGGCGATGGCAGTCGGCTGTTGGCTGGTAGAGGTCGACGGTGCAACTTGCGTGTACACCTTTGACCTCTCCGAAGGGGGGGTCGCGGTAATCACGGAAGATCCTTTTCCGGTGGGGCAGGTATTGACGCTCCAGTTTTATACGCCCCAGTCGGCCAGTGCCGTCACCCTGGAGGCCGAGGTGGTTTGGAGCAGGCTGGAGCCCGAAGGGGGAATGGGGCTCAAATTCATTAATTTGGACGAGGGAAAGCGCGCGCTCGTCCAGGAATTCAGCCGCCTTCTTGAGCGGCAGAAAAAGACGATGCCTTAG
- a CDS encoding helix-turn-helix domain-containing protein, whose amino-acid sequence MNDIKSQIKELRLGEKIRKLRQERRLTLQELSELSGLSKPLLSQIENDQVTPPIATLLKISKGLGVGIHYFFEEEEDQQKLVLTRASQQTPSRRRSGNDAPHGYLYRSLAPGMRHKPMEPFLVEFELHEWDDSFFYRHDGYEFIYLLEGELEFHYGTEIMQLLAGDSIYYDSSEPHGYVSVGEQRATAVAVLYTRD is encoded by the coding sequence GTGAACGACATCAAGTCCCAGATCAAAGAGTTGCGGCTCGGCGAAAAAATCAGAAAACTCCGCCAGGAACGGCGGCTGACCCTCCAGGAATTGTCGGAACTGTCGGGGCTCTCCAAACCGCTGCTCTCCCAGATCGAAAACGATCAGGTGACTCCCCCGATCGCCACCCTGCTCAAGATATCCAAAGGACTCGGTGTGGGGATTCATTACTTTTTCGAGGAAGAAGAGGACCAACAGAAGCTGGTCCTCACCCGGGCATCGCAACAGACGCCCAGCCGCCGACGCTCCGGCAACGATGCCCCCCACGGCTACCTTTACCGGTCGCTCGCCCCCGGCATGCGTCACAAACCGATGGAGCCGTTTCTCGTCGAATTTGAACTACACGAGTGGGATGACAGTTTCTTCTACCGTCATGACGGTTACGAATTCATCTATCTTCTCGAAGGGGAGCTGGAATTCCATTATGGCACCGAAATCATGCAGCTTCTCGCAGGAGACAGCATCTATTACGACTCCTCCGAGCCGCACGGCTACGTCTCGGTAGGCGAGCAGCGGGCAACAGCGGTGGCAGTTCTTTACACCCGCGACTGA